In the genome of Sesamum indicum cultivar Zhongzhi No. 13 unplaced genomic scaffold, S_indicum_v1.0 scaffold00139, whole genome shotgun sequence, one region contains:
- the LOC105179297 gene encoding NADPH-dependent 1-acyldihydroxyacetone phosphate reductase isoform X1 encodes MGTDEKQVVVITGCSIGGIGHALALEFAARDFLVVATARSLSSVSDLQRDPRFFLQELDVSSDKSVRHALSTVLKKFERIDVVVNNAGVPCVGPLAEVPLSAIEQTFNTNVYGALRLIQAVVPHMASRKKGKIVNVGSVTALAPLPWAGGYTASKAALHAVTDTLSKYLCRLELRPFGIDVINVVPGAVKSNIGNSSIATYNRLPESKLYKKFEEAIRARAMLSQNIKSTLAEEFAKKTVDAVLKQNPPAWLSLGHLSGAMAILHHMPLSIRDFLVRKKFNC; translated from the exons ATGGGCACCGACGAGAAGCAAGTGGTTGTGATAACGGGGTGTTCCATCGGAGGTATAGGCCACGCACTCGCCCTCGAGTTCGCCGCCCGGGACTTCCTCGTGGTAGCGACTGCCCGTTCGCTTTCCTCCGTCTCCGACCTACAGAGAGACCCAAGGTTCTTCCTTCAAGAGCTCGACGTGTCCTCCGACAAGAGCGTCCGCCATGCTCTCTCCACTGTTCTGAAGAAGTTCGAGCGCATCGATGTCGTGGTGAACAACGCTGGAGTCCCGTGCGTGGGGCCCCTCGCTGAAGTGCCACTGTCCGCCATTGAACAGACCTTCAATACCAATGTTTATG GTGCATTAAGGTTGATTCAAGCTGTAGTACCTCACATGGCATCGAGGAAGAAGGGCAAAATCGTTAATGTTGGAAGCGTCACGGCTTTGGCCCCTTTGCCATGGGCAGGTGGTTATACTGCATCCAAAGCTGCTCTACATGCAGTTACTGATACTCTCAG TAAATATTTGTGCAGACTGGAACTACGACCCTTTGGGATTGATGTGATCAATGTTGTACCTGGTGCTGTGAAGTCCAACATAGGAAACTCTTCCATAGCAACATACAATAGGCTGCCAGAATCGAAGTTGTACAAGAAGTTTGAAGAAGCAATTCGAGCAAGAGCAATGCTTTCCCAGAACATTAAATCAACGCTTGCAGAAGAGTTTGCAAAGAAGACGGTCGACGCAGTGCTGAAGCAGAATCCACCTGCTTGGCTTTCCTTAGGCCATCTGTCCGGAGCAATGGCAATCTTGCACCATATGCCCCTTTCCATCAGAGATTTCCTCGTCAGGAAGAAATTCAACTGTTGA
- the LOC105179297 gene encoding NADPH-dependent 1-acyldihydroxyacetone phosphate reductase isoform X2, translating into MGTDEKQVVVITGCSIGGIGHALALEFAARDFLVVATARSLSSVSDLQRDPRFFLQELDVSSDKSVRHALSTVLKKFERIDVVVNNAGVPCVGPLAEVPLSAIEQTFNTNVYGALRLIQAVVPHMASRKKGKIVNVGSVTALAPLPWAGGYTASKAALHAVTDTLRLELRPFGIDVINVVPGAVKSNIGNSSIATYNRLPESKLYKKFEEAIRARAMLSQNIKSTLAEEFAKKTVDAVLKQNPPAWLSLGHLSGAMAILHHMPLSIRDFLVRKKFNC; encoded by the exons ATGGGCACCGACGAGAAGCAAGTGGTTGTGATAACGGGGTGTTCCATCGGAGGTATAGGCCACGCACTCGCCCTCGAGTTCGCCGCCCGGGACTTCCTCGTGGTAGCGACTGCCCGTTCGCTTTCCTCCGTCTCCGACCTACAGAGAGACCCAAGGTTCTTCCTTCAAGAGCTCGACGTGTCCTCCGACAAGAGCGTCCGCCATGCTCTCTCCACTGTTCTGAAGAAGTTCGAGCGCATCGATGTCGTGGTGAACAACGCTGGAGTCCCGTGCGTGGGGCCCCTCGCTGAAGTGCCACTGTCCGCCATTGAACAGACCTTCAATACCAATGTTTATG GTGCATTAAGGTTGATTCAAGCTGTAGTACCTCACATGGCATCGAGGAAGAAGGGCAAAATCGTTAATGTTGGAAGCGTCACGGCTTTGGCCCCTTTGCCATGGGCAGGTGGTTATACTGCATCCAAAGCTGCTCTACATGCAGTTACTGATACTCTCAG ACTGGAACTACGACCCTTTGGGATTGATGTGATCAATGTTGTACCTGGTGCTGTGAAGTCCAACATAGGAAACTCTTCCATAGCAACATACAATAGGCTGCCAGAATCGAAGTTGTACAAGAAGTTTGAAGAAGCAATTCGAGCAAGAGCAATGCTTTCCCAGAACATTAAATCAACGCTTGCAGAAGAGTTTGCAAAGAAGACGGTCGACGCAGTGCTGAAGCAGAATCCACCTGCTTGGCTTTCCTTAGGCCATCTGTCCGGAGCAATGGCAATCTTGCACCATATGCCCCTTTCCATCAGAGATTTCCTCGTCAGGAAGAAATTCAACTGTTGA
- the LOC105179303 gene encoding uncharacterized protein LOC105179303: protein MLVVEENNQLLLNNHHTRPTGSKPLPEISAALPEANATSSRKGRGRYHGSPRGHSYGRGRGRGRGNGRGNTWINPIIQKHNGNKAKNQQEKTTNEDLCYRCGMSGHWSRTCRTVQHLVKLYQASVKAKGKEVETNFVKAGISDNTHMDASDFFQSIENEDKNLPELPLQFGDITEDFDMLVD from the coding sequence ATGCTTGTTgtagaagaaaataatcagcttttgttgaataaccaTCACACCCGACCCACTGGTTCTAAGCCACTTCCTGAAATTTCAGCGGCATTGCCTGAAGCAAATGCTACTTCTTCACGAAAGGGGCGTGGTCGTTACCATGGCTCACCACGGGGCCATTCTTATGGTCGTGGTCGTGGTCGTGGTCGTGGTAATGGTCGTGGTAATACATGGATCAATCCCATTATTCAGAAGCACAATGGGAACAAGGCAAAGAATCAACAAGAGAAAACTACAAATGAAGATCTTTGCTATAGATGTGGGATGTCTGGGCATTGGTCCCGTACCTGTCGTACGGTACAACATCTGGTCAAATTATACCAGGCTTCTGTAAAAGCAAAAGGTAAAGAAGTTGAGACTAATTTTGTTAAGGCTGGAATCTCAGACAATACCCACATGGATGCTTCAGATTTTTTTCAGtctattgaaaatgaagataaaaatCTCCCTGAGCTGCCCCTACAGTTTGGTGACATTACTGAGGATTTTGACATGCttgttgattag